In Rhinatrema bivittatum unplaced genomic scaffold, aRhiBiv1.1, whole genome shotgun sequence, a genomic segment contains:
- the LOC115082446 gene encoding uncharacterized protein LOC115082446, producing MSDKQKKSNFRKFKFFKFKGFGSLSNLPRAFTFRRASSGSGNLSPSEISTFEQTQDDLSTVPRSPSYARSCDMYSHMGTMPRCNSDQVRKTVKGPKSSRNIMTPDMSVATMPTIPRPSTSLTVPASARQTECQEHVKSLHKNLLNPNMTAEGEQKTEVEVAPAENLKQAGSMEAAPAGNLAKSTPISEIASSLIPVEAEPALLAIDTDHQGEDEREKQQAPRSSRQPMSMQPQQS from the exons ATGAGCGACAAGCAGAAGAAATCCAACTTCAGAAAATTCA agTTCTTTAAATTCAAAGGATTTGGAAGCCTAAGTAATCTTCCTAGAGCCTTCACTTTCCGGCGAGCATCTAGCGGCTCTGGTAATCTCAGTCCCTCTGAGATAAGCACCTTTGAGCAGACTCAGGATGATCTGAGTACTGTACCCAGAAGCCCATCCTATGCCAGGTCCTGTGACATGTATAGCCATATGGGCACCATGCCAAGGTGTAATTCAGACCAGGTGCGAAAAACAGTCAAGGGGCCCAAGTCCTCCAGAAATATCATGACCCCTGATATGTCTGTCGCAACCATGCCAACCATCCCAAGACCATCAACTTCTCTCACTGTCCCTGCCAGTGCAAGACAGACTGAGTGTCAGGAACATGTCAAGTCTCTGCACAAAAACCTTCTGAACCCAAATATGACTGCAGAAGGGGAACAGAAAACAGAAGTGGAGGTAGCCCCTGCAGAAAACCTCAAACAAGCAGGAAGCATGGAGGCAGCCCCTGCAGGAAACCTTGCAAAATCTACACCCATATCAGAGATAGCCAGCAGTCTCATCCCTGTGGAAGCAGAACCAGCCCTGCTTGCTATTGACACTGATCACCAAGgtgaagatgagagagagaaacagcaagCTCCCAGAAGTAGTAGGCAACCTATGTCTATGCAGCCCCAACAAAGCAG